The Flavobacterium sp. 20NA77.7 genome includes the window ATGGAAAACCGTTATTTATTTGATTTGACAACTTGTATTTAGCTGAAATTTCATATGTTTTGTTAAATGTATGCCTAGAAATACCTAATGATAACCAATTTGTTACCCCATAAATCCCTGAAATTTTTGTCAAGGCGTTGTCTAGTCCAAAAAAGTTTTGAAATCCATTTGAAAGATCTCCAAAACGATGGGATACCAAAAAGTAAAATTCTCCTTTAACTGGGAGTTTTGTTGACTGAATATTACAAATTTGCAGCCCCTTAAATGTAGCTGATTCAATTTGTTTTTGGTTTGTCTGAACTGAATCAAGTTGATTCAATAAATCGTCTTGAGCACTAACAAAATTACTAGCTAAAAAGAATAGTAAAATTGATAAAAATTTAATTAATTTCATTTTATAATTATATTTAGTTTATTACACATTCATCTAATTTGATTTCTTCCATCAAATCATCAAACCCAATTATTCTTCCTTTCACGCTAACACTTTTTCCTACAGTTGAAGAAGATTTGCTTATTTCTTTCATCTTACATATAACACTTTCATCAATAGAAACAAGACTGTCATTTACGCTTGTAATAACTCCTTTTATCTCAATAGACTTGTCAATATACTTTTTTGTAGCCGCATTTGTGTTTTTAGAAAATTCTTCAATGATAGCTTTAGAAGAAACGTTGTAAGCAGACTCTTCTTTTTGAATATCGCGTGCACCACCATACATAATATAGTTAAAAGAAAAATAACCTAAAACTACAGAAAGGGCAATAAAAACAATAATAAGTTTCGTTTTATTTGTCATAATTTATTTTTATTCAAATATAAATATATTTTATAACTATCAAAATAAAAAAAACATTTTTGATTTTTTTACGCAAAGCTTTATTACATTTGAAGTTAAAATATATTTTCATGTTACCAAAAATCATTGAACAACCGGCTAAAAAATTAATTGGATTTTATATAGAAATGTCCTTAGTAGAAAATAAAAC containing:
- a CDS encoding OB-fold protein; translation: MTNKTKLIIVFIALSVVLGYFSFNYIMYGGARDIQKEESAYNVSSKAIIEEFSKNTNAATKKYIDKSIEIKGVITSVNDSLVSIDESVICKMKEISKSSSTVGKSVSVKGRIIGFDDLMEEIKLDECVIN